From one Nycticebus coucang isolate mNycCou1 chromosome 14, mNycCou1.pri, whole genome shotgun sequence genomic stretch:
- the DBX1 gene encoding homeobox protein DBX1, which yields MMFPGLLAPPAGYPNLLRPTPTLTLPQSLQSAFSSHSSFLVEDLIRISRPPAYLPRNVPTASLSPPRQGALPALADTGASDLGSPGSGSRRGGSPPTSVSPPSEPTFLKFGVNAILSSGPRTETSPTLLQSVPPKTFAFPYFEGSFQPFIRSSYFPASSSVVPIPGTFSWPLAARGKPRRGMLRRAVFSDVQRKALEKMFQKQKYISKPDRKKLAAKLGLKDSQVKIWFQNRRMKWRNSKERELLSSGGCREQTLPTKLNPHPDLSDVGQKGPGDHEEEDEASGSPQRRPAYRVSPEPPHLRDPRLPGPLPTSPEHSSSPGKPSDFSDSEEDEECEGEEEEITVS from the exons ATGATGTTCCCGGGCCTCCTCGCGCCCCCCGCCGGGTACCCTAACCTCCTGCGGCCCACGCCCACCTTGACACTGCCCCAGTCCCTGCAGTCGGCATTTTCCAGCCACTCCAGTTTCCTCGTGGAGGATCTGATCCGCATCAGCCGGCCCCCTGCCTACCTGCCCCGCAACGTGCCCACCGCCAGCCTGTCGCCTCCCAGGCAGGGAGCCCTCCCGGCCCTCGCGGATACCGGCGCCTCGGACCTGGGCTCCCCGGGTTCCGGCAGCCGGCGGGGCGGTTCTCCGCCTACTTCTGTCTCCCCTCCCAGCGAGCCAACGTTTCTGAAGTTTGGGGTGAACGCCATCCTCTCCTCGGGGCCCAGAACAG aAACATCTCCCACCTTGCTCCAGAGCGTCCCTCCCAAGACCTTCGCCTTTCCCTATTTTGAAGGTTCCTTTCAGCCTTTCATCAGATCTTCTTATTTCCCAG CGTCCTCCAGCGTGGTGCCCATCCCCGGCACCTTCTCCTGGCCGCTGGCCGCCCGCGGCAAGCCTCGGCGGGGCATGCTGCGTCGAGCCGTGTTCTCCGACGTGCAGCGCAAGGCTCTGGAGAAGATGTTCCAGAAGCAGAAGTACATCAGCAAGCCGGACCGCAAGAAGCTGGCGGCCAAGTTGGGCCTGAAGGACTCGCAG GTGAAAATTTGGTTCCAGAACCGACGCATGAAATGGCGGAACTCCAAGGAGCGGGAACTCCTGTCCAGCGGGGGCTGCCGTGAGCAGACCCTTCCCACCAAGCTCAACCCTCACCCGGACCTCAGCGACGTGGGCCAGAAAGGCCCCGGGGACCACGAGGAGGAAGACGAGGCCTCAGGCAGCCCCCAGCGCCGCCCGGCCTATCGAGTGTCCCCCGAGCCTCCGCACCTGCGGGACCCGCGGCTTCCAGGGCCTCTCCCCACCTCGCCAGAGCACTCGAGCAGCCCCGGGAAACCTTCGGACTTCTCTGACTCCGAGGAGGATGAGGAGTgcgagggggaggaggaggagatcaCGGTGTCCTAG